A portion of the Aricia agestis chromosome 1, ilAriAges1.1, whole genome shotgun sequence genome contains these proteins:
- the LOC121728638 gene encoding protein Wnt-4 has product MRMCKRNPGLRKVLEVASQQAITACEETFKYDRWNCSLVYNKKPKRNIFKKIYRETAFVHALIAASITHAVARACSSGELSRCACLSTRTSDTFENVSWQWKGGCGDDFNFGKRYTKNFLEFKSVGNDQVADILKQDVMVGINSVGEQLKEVCKCHGFSGSCTTKTCWKRLGPFNSAMGLLKKQYHHALKKKLVVKRAITPNIRKKVKDRKNLVYLQKTPNLCLSTKSRVCKDVPNCATLCCGRGYSVGNRSVTTRCRCRMVDCCFVKCDTCLEVKDYYVCK; this is encoded by the coding sequence ATGAGGATGTGCAAGCGCAACCCGGGACTCCGGAAAGTCCTAGAAGTAGCTAGTCAGCAGGCGATCACCGCTTGCGAGGAAACCTTCAAGTACGACAGATGGAACTGCTCGCTGGTTTACAACAAGAAGCCCAAGAGGAATATATTCAAGAAGATCTACAGGGAAACAGCGTTCGTCCATGCTCTGATAGCAGCGTCCATTACCCATGCAGTAGCCCGAGCCTGTTCCTCGGGAGAGCTGAGCAGATGCGCGTGTCTTTCCACTCGAACTTCTGACACATTTGAAAACGTCTCCTGGCAATGGAAGGGCGGCTGCGGCGACGACTTCAACTTCGGTAAACGATACACGAAAAACTTTCTAGAATTCAAAAGCGTTGGGAACGATCAGGTCGCCGACATCCTCAAACAAGACGTGATGGTGGGAATCAATTCTGTGGGGGAACAGCTCAAGGAGGTGTGCAAATGCCACGGGTTTTCGGGATCCTGCACGACGAAGACCTGCTGGAAACGACTCGGTCCTTTCAACTCCGCCATGGGCCTGCTAAAGAAGCAGTACCATCACGCATTGAAAAAGAAATTGGTCGTCAAGCGAGCGATAACTCCAAATATCCGAAAGAAGGTAAAAGATAGGAAGAATCTCGTCTATCTGCAGAAGACGCCGAATCTGTGTTTGAGTACTAAGTCTAGGGTTTGTAAGGACGTGCCCAACTGCGCGACGCTGTGCTGCGGGCGAGGGTACTCGGTGGGTAACAGGTCAGTGACCACCCGCTGCCGCTGCAGGATGGTGGACTGCTGCTTCGTTAAGTGCGACACCTGCCTTGAGGTCAAAGATTACTACGTTTGTAAATAA